In one window of Arcobacter sp. F155 DNA:
- the yedF gene encoding sulfurtransferase-like selenium metabolism protein YedF, whose translation MNSEEIIPDYRLDMQGEPCPYPAVNALETMKELKEGEILEIISDCPQSINNIPADARNHGYKVLNVDSSGPTIRYIIQK comes from the coding sequence ATGAATAGTGAAGAAATTATTCCTGATTACAGACTTGATATGCAAGGGGAACCTTGCCCATATCCTGCTGTAAATGCTTTAGAAACTATGAAAGAACTAAAAGAAGGTGAAATCCTTGAGATAATCAGTGATTGTCCACAAAGTATTAATAATATCCCTGCTGATGCAAGAAATCATGGGTACAAAGTATTAAATGTAGATAGTAGTGGTCCTACTATTCGATACATTATTCAAAAATAA